Proteins encoded within one genomic window of Bemisia tabaci chromosome 2, PGI_BMITA_v3:
- the LOC140223951 gene encoding uncharacterized protein, translating to MPRIAASLLLFAIVISVIFSEIEGPGSPRSSHPGRQSRSRSRSPNRFQNFVASVRRSISPSRGNGNGQASSSRGRAPSGPPPPPDQGPFLPSATTIVLARKGEGLELYQEFLAKRAQEGNMPASVTVFQAMKDSLLRMADSDTCSWDPNAGETNCRNALDELRKIHQSWRGPCGQALASVCHNWIGRGGGPRLGPTCSLFMQTKPRKRNGKVEGIVHPLRDCVKALSPAEYGDSLRQADSWLNFP from the exons ATGCCTCGAATCGCAGCGAGTTTACTGCTTTTCGCGATCGTTATTTCCGTGATTTTCAGTGAAATCGAGGGTCCTGGTAGCCCTAGGTCATCGCACCCCGGCCGCCAAAGCAGATCGCGATCGCGCAGCCCCAATCGCTTTCAAAACTTTGTTGCCTCGGTTCGTCGTTCGATCAGTCCATCGCGAGGAAACGGAAACGGCCAAGCTAGTTCTTCTAGGGGTAGGGCACCATCAGGGCCACCGCCACCTCCCGACCAAGGCCCCTTCCTCCCGTCAGCCACAACCATCGTCCTTGCCCGCAAAGGAGAGGGACTCGAGCTATATCAAGAGTTCCTGGCGAAGAGAGCGCAAGAAGGAAACATGCCAGCATCG GTGACGGTATTCCAAGCGATGAAGGATTCTCTGCTCCGAATGGCAGACAGTGACACTTGTAGCTGGGATCCAAACGCTGGTGAGACCAACTGTAGAAACGCACTCGATGAACTTCGAAAGATCCATCAAAGCTGGCGCGGTCCGTGTGGCCAGGCACTCGCGAGCGTTTGTCACAACTGGATTGGGCGCGGGGGCGGACCTCGGCTCGGCCCCACTTGCTCCCTCTTCATGCAGACCAAACCTCGAAAGAGAAACGGCAAAGTAGAAGGAATTGTGCACCCCTTGCGAGACTGTGTCAAAGCGTTATCACCCGCAGAATATGGGGACAGTCTGAGACAGGCGGATAGTTGGCTGAATTTTCCGTGA